Proteins from one Raphanus sativus cultivar WK10039 unplaced genomic scaffold, ASM80110v3 Scaffold0313, whole genome shotgun sequence genomic window:
- the LOC108844290 gene encoding UTP--glucose-1-phosphate uridylyltransferase 1, protein MAAAAIEKLPQLKSATDGLKEMSDNERSGFINLVSRYLSGEAQHIEWSKIQTPTDEIVVPYDKMANVSEDASETKYLLDKLVVLKLNGGLGTTMGCTGPKSVIEVRDGLTFLDLIVIQIENLNNKYGCKVPLVLMNSFNTHDDTQKIVEKYTNSNVDIHTFNQSKYPRVVADEFVPWPSKGKTDKDGWYPPGHGDVFPSLMNSGKLDAFISQGKEYVFVANSDNLGAVVDLKILKHLIQNKNEYCMEVTPKTLADVKGGTLISYEGKVQLLEIAQVPDEHVNEFKSIEKFKIFNTNNLWVNLKAIKKLVEADALKMEIIPNPKEVDGVKVLQLETAAGAAIRFFENAIGVNVPRSRFLPVKATSDLLLVQSDLYTLVDGFVTRNKARTNLTNPAIELGPEFKKVASFLSRFKSIPSIVELDSLKVSGDVCFGSGVVLKGKVSVKANSGTKLEIPDNAVVKDKDINGPEDL, encoded by the exons atgGCCGCAGCCGCGATCGAGAAGCTCCCTCAGCTCAAATCCGCCACCGATGGACTTAAGGAGATGAG TGATAACGAGAGGAGCGGATTCATCAACCTCGTCTCTCGCTACCTGAG CGGTGAGGCTCAGCACATTGAGTGGAGCAAGATCCAGACTCCTACTGATGAGATCGTTGTTCCTTACGATAAAATGGCTAACGTCTCTGAAG ATGCTTCCGAGACTAAGTATCTGTTGGACAAGCTTGTTGTGCTAAAGCTTAATGGAGGTTTGGGAACGACTATGGGATGCACTGGTCCAAA ATCGGTTATTGAAGTTCGTGATGGTTTAACATTTCTTGACTTGATTGTTATCCAGATCGAG AATCTCAACAACAAGTATGGATGCAAGGTTCCCTTGGTTCTCATGAACTCATTCAATACCCATGATGACACACAAAAG ATTGTGGAGAAGTACACCAACTCAAATGTTGATATTCACACTTTTAATCAG AGCAAGTATCCTCGTGTTGTTGCTGACGAGTTTGTGCCATGGCCTAGCAAAGGAAAGACTGACAAGGATGGCTG GTATCCTCCCGGTCACGGTGATGTATTCCCATCCCTCATGAACAGTGGCAAGCTTGATGCTTTCATATCACAG GGTAAGGAGTATGTGTTCGTTGCCAACTCAGACAACTTGGGCGCTGTCGTCGACTTAA AAATCTTGAAGCACCTGatccaaaacaaaaatgagTATTGTATGGAGGTGACACCAAAAACCCTAGCTGATGTAAAGGGAGGAACTCTCATCTCCTACGAAGGAAAAGTACAG CTACTGGAGATTGCTCAGGTACCTGATGAGCAT GTAAATGAATTCAAATCAATTGAGAAATTCAAGATTTTCAACACGAACAACCT TTGGGTTAACTTGAAAGCCATCAAAAAGCTTGTGGAAGCTGATGCGCTTAAGATGGAGATCATCCCAAACCCGAAG GAAGTCGATGGAGTCAAAGTTCTTCAACTGGAAACTGCAGCTGGTGCTGCTATAAGG TTTTTTGAAAATGCAATCGGTGTGAATGTACCTCGGTCACGGTTCTTACCAGTGAAGGCAACTTCAGACTTGCTTCTTGTTCAG TCTGATCTGTACACTCTCGTGGATGGCTTTGTCACAAGGAACAAAGCTAGAACAAACCTCACAAACCCAGCGATCGAACTGGGACCCGAGTTCAAAAAG GTGGCGAGCTTCCTTAGCCGGTTCAAGTCCATCCCGAGTATAGTTGAGCTGGATAGCCTTAAGGTCTCTGGTGATGTCTGCTTTGGCTCAGGCGTTGTTCTCAAGGGCAAAGTGTCGGTGAAGGCAAACTCCGGGACAAAACTTGAAATTCCCGATAATGCGGTGGTCAAGGATAAG GACATCAACGGTCCAGAGGATCTGTGA